A part of bacterium HR17 genomic DNA contains:
- the rpoA gene encoding DNA-directed RNA polymerase subunit alpha: MLTMGELLVRPQIRELVREARYAKYEIAPLEPGMGTTLGNALRRVLLNDIIGAAITEVWIEGVPHEYTVIAGVKEDVVEILLNLKEVAIRVADTVNPRMSYIARIQVQGEGEVTGADIQMPFGFEVANPEVHIATLTDSNAALDMQLTIRLGKGYLPLERIDRAKLPLGTIPVDAIFAPVKKVNFIVEPTRVGVRSDYDRLVLEIWTNGAIDPDQALVEATQLLMEHLRLLQPLGMARRFVLQELGIDEGALPSSSGIPIASLGLPSRVVNSLQRSGILTLQELTRFSREELMERISGLGEQSVSLLEAKLREHGLWFREDSEE; the protein is encoded by the coding sequence ACTGTTGGTGCGCCCGCAAATTCGCGAGTTGGTCCGCGAAGCGCGTTACGCCAAATATGAAATCGCACCGTTGGAGCCGGGTATGGGCACGACCCTGGGCAACGCGTTGCGCCGTGTCCTGCTCAACGACATTATCGGGGCTGCCATCACGGAAGTGTGGATTGAAGGTGTGCCCCACGAGTACACGGTCATCGCTGGCGTCAAAGAGGATGTCGTGGAAATTCTGCTCAACCTCAAAGAGGTCGCCATTCGGGTCGCCGACACAGTGAACCCGCGCATGTCCTACATCGCCCGCATTCAAGTGCAGGGGGAAGGCGAAGTCACTGGCGCCGACATTCAAATGCCCTTCGGTTTTGAAGTCGCCAACCCTGAAGTCCACATCGCCACTTTAACCGATAGCAACGCGGCGTTGGACATGCAATTAACGATCCGCTTGGGCAAGGGGTATTTGCCGTTGGAGCGCATTGACCGCGCCAAACTGCCGCTGGGAACCATCCCCGTGGACGCCATCTTCGCACCGGTCAAAAAGGTGAACTTCATCGTAGAGCCGACCCGCGTGGGCGTCCGCAGCGATTACGACCGATTGGTGCTGGAAATTTGGACCAACGGGGCGATTGACCCGGATCAAGCGCTGGTGGAAGCGACCCAGTTGCTGATGGAACATCTGCGGCTGCTGCAGCCGTTGGGAATGGCGCGACGGTTCGTCCTGCAAGAGTTGGGCATTGATGAAGGGGCGTTGCCCTCCTCCAGCGGCATTCCCATCGCCTCGTTGGGCTTGCCGTCGCGCGTCGTCAACTCGCTCCAACGCAGCGGCATCCTCACCTTGCAAGAGTTGACCCGCTTTTCCCGTGAGGAACTGATGGAACGCATCTCTGGCTTGGGCGAACAATCCGTCAGTTTGCTGGAGGCGAAACTGCGCGAACACGGGCTTTGGTTCCGTGAGGATTCGGAGGAGTGA
- the rplQ gene encoding 50S ribosomal protein L17: MRHRKGYKELGRWPAHRKALLRNLVASLFLHEKIETTYTRAKAAQRLAEKLITTAKEDTVAARRLVAEYIPNPLRREVVTKLFTEIAPRYKERNGGYTRVIKAGARQGDAAEMAVLMLVE; this comes from the coding sequence ATGCGGCACCGCAAAGGCTACAAGGAACTGGGGCGTTGGCCGGCACACCGCAAAGCCTTGTTGCGCAACCTTGTCGCGTCGCTGTTTCTTCACGAGAAAATTGAGACGACTTACACCCGCGCCAAAGCCGCCCAGCGGTTGGCGGAGAAATTGATCACCACCGCCAAGGAGGATACAGTTGCCGCACGCCGTTTGGTGGCTGAATATATCCCAAACCCGTTGCGACGGGAGGTCGTGACGAAACTGTTCACGGAGATCGCACCCCGCTACAAGGAGCGCAACGGCGGTTACACCCGAGTCATCAAGGCAGGTGCTCGGCAAGGCGACGCCGCCGAAATGGCAGTGCTCATGCTCGTTGAGTGA
- the truA gene encoding tRNA pseudouridine synthase A, which produces MRHIKLVVGYDGTDFHGFQRQGGLRTVQGELERTLTMLLGHEVRLKAAGRTDAGVHAEGQVVSFWTDRPIPTEQLPRALNGLLPPDIVAKSAQEVPPDFHPRFDATSRVYRYLIDNRAVPSALLRRYAWHIAAPLDVAAMREAARWLVGVHDFASFHASGSDVGSTVREMKRVVVTQRGGIIAVTLEANAFLYHMARIIVGTLVDIGLGKRPPQAMHATLMARDRAAAGKTAPAHGLCLMQVKYGRKTTTRRAN; this is translated from the coding sequence ATGCGGCACATCAAGTTGGTCGTCGGCTATGACGGCACCGACTTTCACGGTTTCCAGCGCCAAGGCGGATTGCGGACAGTGCAAGGGGAATTGGAACGCACTTTGACAATGTTGTTGGGACACGAAGTCCGTTTGAAAGCGGCTGGACGCACCGATGCCGGCGTCCACGCGGAAGGACAGGTCGTCAGTTTTTGGACAGATAGACCGATCCCGACCGAACAGTTGCCGCGGGCACTAAACGGGTTGCTCCCACCAGACATCGTTGCCAAAAGCGCCCAAGAGGTGCCGCCCGACTTTCATCCGCGTTTTGACGCGACCAGTCGGGTCTACCGTTACTTGATTGACAACCGCGCTGTCCCGTCGGCGCTGTTGCGTCGTTACGCGTGGCACATCGCCGCGCCGCTGGATGTAGCCGCCATGCGCGAGGCAGCGCGCTGGCTCGTGGGTGTGCATGACTTTGCGTCCTTTCACGCCAGCGGCAGCGATGTGGGGTCCACCGTGCGCGAAATGAAACGGGTGGTCGTCACTCAACGAGGGGGCATTATCGCCGTCACGCTGGAAGCCAATGCCTTCCTGTATCACATGGCACGCATTATCGTCGGAACATTAGTAGACATCGGGCTAGGCAAGCGTCCACCGCAGGCGATGCACGCTACTTTAATGGCGCGCGACCGCGCTGCCGCCGGCAAAACAGCGCCGGCGCACGGTTTGTGTCTCATGCAGGTCAAATATGGGCGAAAAACGACGACGCGCCGCGCAAACTAA
- the rplM gene encoding 50S ribosomal protein L13 has translation MANKTTWINAKTVERRWWVVDASGQILGRLASEIARLLMGKHKPQWQPNLDIGDGVIVVNADKVRLTGKKLDQKFHYRHSGRPGNLKAYSYRWMLEHRPERVIELAVSKMLPKNRLRARMLKRLRVYRGATHPHEAQSPQPLALSPVRAPAASGSERSPQ, from the coding sequence ATGGCAAACAAAACGACATGGATCAACGCCAAAACGGTGGAACGGCGCTGGTGGGTCGTGGATGCCAGCGGGCAAATCTTGGGTCGGCTCGCCAGCGAAATCGCCCGCCTTTTAATGGGTAAACATAAGCCCCAGTGGCAGCCGAATTTGGATATTGGGGATGGCGTTATCGTGGTCAACGCCGACAAAGTGCGCCTAACGGGCAAAAAGCTGGACCAAAAGTTTCATTACCGCCATTCAGGGCGACCGGGGAACTTGAAGGCTTACAGTTACCGCTGGATGCTGGAGCACCGTCCAGAGCGCGTCATTGAATTGGCGGTGTCCAAAATGCTGCCGAAAAATCGGTTGCGGGCACGGATGCTCAAGCGGCTGCGCGTCTACCGGGGGGCGACGCACCCTCACGAAGCCCAGTCCCCCCAACCGCTTGCACTGTCACCAGTGCGGGCGCCCGCAGCGTCAGGCAGCGAGCGGAGTCCGCAGTGA